A single genomic interval of Polaribacter vadi harbors:
- a CDS encoding DUF6122 family protein → MIKFIIHYSFHFIIPFFIAYFFFKDRWKTVYLIFLASMLIDLDHLLANPIFSENRCSINFHPLHSYIAIGIYMIGLFFKKIRILAFALLFHIATDWLDCYL, encoded by the coding sequence ATGATTAAGTTTATAATTCATTATTCATTTCACTTTATTATCCCTTTTTTTATAGCGTATTTCTTTTTTAAAGATCGATGGAAAACTGTGTATCTTATTTTTTTAGCTTCGATGCTCATTGATTTAGATCACCTATTAGCAAACCCAATTTTTTCAGAAAATAGATGTAGTATTAACTTTCATCCTTTGCATTCCTATATTGCTATTGGAATTTATATGATTGGTCTATTTTTTAAGAAAATAAGAATTTTAGCATTTGCATTGCTCTTTCACATTGCAACAGATTGGCTAGATTGCTATTTGTAG
- a CDS encoding lipopolysaccharide biosynthesis protein, which yields MGIVLKQSLKNTLFIYLGFVFGGINTLVLYTRFLEDEYYGLVTYLLATSNILMPLIALGIHHTIVKFFSSYFTKADKDKFLSSVLFLPLLVAIPMGFLGNLFYEQIGNYLSEENPIIKEYTFVIYLVAFTCAYFEVFHAWAKVHFQTVFGNILKELYNRVAVMILLFAVYFEWITKAEFIYYLTGAYFIRMLLMMFYAFKLYFPKFTFSRPDNFNEVLRFSLYIILAGSAGAIILDIDKFMIPGKESLEKAAYYSVAVFIGSFIEAPSRAMLNILQPLTSKTLNEDNHKEVASLYKKSSINLLLISGLFFVLINANIGQLFSLLPEEYAGGALVVFMISLLKMYNGFLGNNGAIINNSKYYKVTLPFSLIMAFSVYFLNKLFYYELDMGTDGLALATLIVIFFANTGKIFFVKRKFSMTPFTNKSFLMIFIITALYVTFNFWDFPIENIYLFKFPIHPIINIILKSILIAFIYIFLVIKFNISTEITNIVKRFYK from the coding sequence ATGGGAATTGTATTAAAACAATCTTTAAAAAACACCTTATTTATATATCTTGGATTCGTCTTTGGAGGCATCAATACCTTGGTTTTATACACGCGTTTTTTAGAAGATGAATATTATGGTTTGGTTACGTATTTGTTGGCAACTTCCAATATTTTAATGCCTTTAATTGCGTTAGGAATTCATCATACCATTGTAAAGTTTTTCTCAAGTTATTTTACAAAAGCAGATAAAGATAAATTTTTATCATCGGTGTTATTTTTGCCATTATTGGTGGCAATTCCTATGGGATTTTTAGGGAATTTATTTTATGAGCAAATTGGTAATTATTTATCAGAAGAAAACCCAATTATTAAAGAATACACCTTTGTTATTTATTTAGTAGCTTTTACGTGTGCGTATTTTGAAGTTTTTCATGCATGGGCAAAAGTACATTTTCAAACAGTTTTCGGAAATATTTTAAAGGAATTATACAACAGAGTAGCAGTCATGATTTTGTTGTTTGCTGTCTATTTTGAATGGATTACAAAAGCCGAATTTATTTATTATTTAACAGGAGCGTATTTTATTAGAATGCTTTTAATGATGTTCTACGCATTTAAATTATACTTCCCAAAATTCACGTTTTCTAGACCCGATAATTTTAATGAAGTGTTGCGTTTTTCATTGTATATAATATTAGCAGGAAGTGCAGGTGCTATTATTTTAGATATTGATAAATTTATGATTCCAGGTAAAGAATCTTTAGAAAAAGCCGCTTATTATTCTGTGGCAGTTTTTATAGGTTCGTTTATTGAAGCACCAAGTAGAGCAATGTTAAACATATTACAGCCCTTAACATCCAAGACTTTAAATGAAGACAATCATAAAGAAGTTGCCTCTCTTTACAAGAAAAGTTCTATAAATTTATTGTTGATAAGTGGGTTGTTTTTTGTGTTGATAAATGCAAATATTGGGCAGTTATTTAGCTTATTACCAGAAGAATATGCAGGTGGTGCTTTGGTTGTTTTTATGATTTCATTACTAAAAATGTACAACGGTTTTTTAGGGAATAATGGAGCCATCATTAACAATTCAAAATATTATAAAGTAACCTTGCCTTTTAGTTTAATTATGGCTTTTTCTGTCTATTTTTTGAATAAACTCTTTTATTATGAATTAGATATGGGAACAGATGGTTTGGCTTTGGCAACTTTAATCGTTATCTTTTTTGCAAATACAGGAAAAATATTTTTTGTAAAAAGAAAGTTTTCGATGACACCATTTACAAACAAATCATTTTTAATGATTTTTATAATAACAGCACTTTATGTGACTTTTAATTTCTGGGATTTTCCAATTGAGAATATTTATCTATTTAAATTTCCTATTCATCCTATCATTAACATCATTTTAAAAAGTATCTTAATTGCTTTTATTTATATTTTTTTAGTGATAAAATTTAATATTTCTACTGAAATAACCAACATAGTTAAGCGTTTCTACAAATAG
- a CDS encoding glycosyltransferase family 4 protein, with protein MKVLILTYYWPPAGGSGVQRWLKFAKYLQNFGIEPIIYTVDNANYPKEDESLVDEIPKGITVLKQPIWEPTDVLFWKQKEHQKKDISNSTNSGFLSFIRGNFFIPDPKVFWVKPSVKYLENYLKDTKVDLLISTGPPHSMHLIADKIQQKTNIKWLADFRDPWSNLYYNKDFKQLNFAINKNKKLETKILKNADCILTVSNSLKAAFVKQAKRVEVITNGFDSEVLHSETTQLDEKFTISYIGLLPKQSNPKLFFKVLNEICNQNSAFKNDLKLNFIGDISDEVKHEIEKNNLVENTNFMGYVSHQEAINFQKKSQVLLLLIPNIDNAHGILTGKLFEYLTANRPILAISPPNKDLKEIIDNTNTGAVLDYNDEKNLKETILDFYHQYKKGSLKVASKNIEQYHRKQLTKELAFVIKSLIS; from the coding sequence TTGAAAGTACTCATCTTAACATATTATTGGCCTCCAGCAGGTGGTTCTGGCGTTCAGCGTTGGTTAAAATTTGCAAAATATTTACAAAATTTTGGCATAGAACCTATTATATATACTGTTGATAATGCCAATTACCCAAAAGAAGATGAAAGTTTAGTTGATGAAATTCCGAAAGGAATTACCGTTTTAAAACAACCCATTTGGGAACCAACAGATGTACTATTTTGGAAGCAAAAAGAGCATCAGAAAAAAGATATTTCTAACAGTACAAATAGCGGCTTTTTATCTTTTATAAGAGGTAATTTCTTTATTCCTGATCCTAAAGTTTTTTGGGTAAAACCTTCTGTTAAATATTTAGAAAATTATCTAAAAGATACTAAAGTAGACTTACTTATTTCTACAGGACCACCTCATAGTATGCATTTGATTGCTGATAAAATCCAACAAAAAACAAATATAAAATGGCTAGCAGATTTTAGAGATCCTTGGTCTAATTTATATTATAATAAAGATTTTAAGCAGTTAAATTTTGCCATCAATAAAAATAAAAAATTAGAAACAAAAATTTTAAAAAATGCAGATTGTATATTAACAGTTAGCAATTCTTTAAAAGCAGCATTTGTAAAACAAGCAAAAAGAGTTGAAGTAATTACCAATGGTTTTGATAGTGAAGTTTTGCATTCTGAGACCACTCAATTAGATGAAAAATTTACAATTTCGTATATTGGTTTATTACCAAAACAAAGCAATCCTAAGTTGTTTTTTAAAGTTTTAAATGAAATTTGCAATCAAAACTCAGCTTTTAAAAACGATTTAAAATTAAATTTTATTGGTGATATTTCTGACGAAGTAAAACATGAAATTGAGAAAAATAATTTGGTAGAGAACACCAATTTTATGGGCTATGTTTCTCATCAAGAAGCAATTAATTTCCAAAAAAAATCACAGGTTTTATTGTTGTTAATTCCTAATATTGATAATGCTCATGGTATTTTAACAGGAAAACTATTTGAGTATTTAACAGCAAATCGTCCTATTTTGGCTATTAGTCCACCAAATAAAGATTTAAAAGAAATTATTGACAATACTAATACAGGAGCTGTTTTAGATTATAATGATGAGAAAAACTTAAAAGAAACCATTCTAGATTTTTATCATCAATATAAAAAAGGTTCTTTAAAAGTGGCTTCAAAAAATATTGAACAATATCATAGAAAACAATTAACGAAAGAGTTAGCTTTTGTTATTAAAAGTTTAATTTCGTAA
- a CDS encoding glycosyltransferase: MSYICMIVDGAYPNDIRVRKEAEALAGKGKKVLVVCPRKKNDLETEIVNNVTVFRIGKNYTIAKKGIYDIIESATNINPLFYFGLKKAFKKYKIEYLHVHDLPLAGTGFKFKNNVKKIYLDLHENYPEALKTWFLWKQNSVIKVKNALFFNSENWSKKEKKYCEKYDKVICVVEEMKAKLIAKFNIENEKLIVVSNHEKKSFAANFNEEVAQNIISNKDFSITYVGGFGPHRGLQTAIEAMPKFVKHIPNAKLFLIGKGSADVETKLREIVTEFQVENSVVFVGYRPFKEVSTIMQKTNINIIPHLANDHTDNTIPHKLFQIMMSKSLLLVSSCKPLKRIVTKYNAGIVFNADDANDFAKKVISIHQNYDEYQIKTQNAFDAVMTKGENWEQESLKLFNLYAN, translated from the coding sequence ATGAGTTACATCTGTATGATTGTTGATGGTGCATATCCTAATGATATTCGAGTTCGAAAAGAAGCAGAAGCTTTGGCTGGAAAAGGTAAAAAAGTTTTAGTTGTTTGTCCAAGAAAAAAGAACGATTTAGAAACTGAAATTGTAAATAATGTAACTGTTTTTAGAATCGGAAAAAACTATACAATTGCTAAAAAAGGTATCTATGATATCATTGAAAGTGCAACAAATATCAATCCTCTTTTTTACTTCGGATTAAAAAAAGCTTTCAAAAAATATAAAATCGAATATTTACACGTACATGATTTGCCATTGGCTGGAACTGGTTTCAAATTTAAAAATAACGTAAAAAAAATATATTTAGATTTACATGAAAACTATCCAGAAGCCTTAAAAACTTGGTTTTTATGGAAACAAAATAGCGTTATTAAAGTAAAGAATGCGCTTTTTTTTAATTCAGAAAATTGGTCAAAAAAAGAAAAAAAATACTGCGAAAAATATGACAAAGTAATTTGTGTCGTTGAAGAAATGAAAGCAAAGTTAATTGCTAAATTCAATATTGAAAACGAAAAATTAATCGTGGTTTCTAATCACGAAAAAAAGAGTTTCGCAGCTAATTTTAATGAGGAAGTTGCTCAAAATATTATCAGCAATAAAGATTTTTCAATTACGTATGTTGGTGGTTTTGGACCTCATAGAGGTTTGCAAACAGCAATAGAAGCAATGCCAAAATTTGTAAAACACATTCCAAACGCAAAATTATTTTTAATTGGGAAAGGAAGTGCAGATGTAGAAACTAAATTAAGAGAAATTGTAACAGAATTTCAGGTAGAAAATTCAGTGGTATTTGTTGGTTACAGACCTTTTAAAGAAGTGTCTACAATTATGCAAAAAACGAATATAAATATCATTCCTCATTTAGCGAACGATCATACAGATAATACAATTCCTCATAAATTATTTCAAATAATGATGAGTAAAAGCTTACTTTTAGTAAGTTCTTGCAAACCTTTAAAAAGAATTGTTACGAAATATAATGCAGGTATCGTTTTTAATGCTGATGATGCAAATGATTTTGCTAAAAAGGTAATTTCAATTCATCAAAATTACGATGAATATCAAATAAAAACCCAAAACGCTTTTGATGCTGTAATGACTAAAGGAGAAAACTGGGAACAAGAAAGTTTAAAACTATTCAATTTATACGCTAATTAA
- the wecB gene encoding non-hydrolyzing UDP-N-acetylglucosamine 2-epimerase: MKKKILIVVGTRPNFVKITQFKKVAEKYENLELKIVHTGQHHDDKMSTIFLEQFGIEVDYFLGIKSTSANSLIGEIIIKLEGIINDFMPDLLLCVGDVNSTLGAAICANKLGVKLGHIESGLRSLDRKMPEEINRILTDEISDICFVTEKSGLQNLKNIGKTDAQVAFVGNTMIDTLVHFKNEIEASTILEEINQEKNTYILATLHRPRNVDTKDALLKIIDLFEQLTKDNNVVFPIHPRTKSNFIKFNLFETLTELKNLIIIGPQNYFSFQKLIKYSFCVITDSGGIQEETTFLQIPCITLRENTERPSTIEEGTNELMTFDTQKIVQKIQTISGGKNGNSTIPEFWDGNATERIIKKSLEFLA, encoded by the coding sequence ATGAAGAAGAAAATTTTAATTGTAGTTGGGACAAGACCTAATTTTGTAAAAATAACTCAATTTAAAAAAGTTGCTGAGAAATACGAAAATCTAGAACTTAAAATAGTACATACAGGTCAGCATCATGATGATAAAATGTCCACTATTTTTTTAGAACAATTTGGTATCGAAGTCGATTATTTTTTAGGAATAAAAAGTACTTCTGCAAATAGTTTAATTGGCGAAATTATTATAAAGTTAGAGGGCATTATCAATGATTTTATGCCAGACTTATTGCTTTGTGTTGGTGATGTAAATTCAACATTAGGAGCTGCCATTTGTGCTAATAAATTAGGTGTTAAATTAGGACATATAGAAAGTGGTTTAAGAAGTTTAGATAGAAAAATGCCTGAAGAAATAAACAGAATTTTAACGGATGAAATTTCTGATATTTGTTTCGTAACCGAAAAAAGTGGTCTTCAAAATCTAAAAAACATTGGTAAAACTGATGCTCAGGTTGCTTTTGTTGGCAATACAATGATTGATACTTTGGTTCATTTTAAAAATGAGATTGAAGCATCTACTATTTTAGAGGAAATCAACCAAGAAAAAAACACCTATATTTTAGCGACTTTACACAGACCCAGAAATGTAGATACTAAAGACGCGCTTTTAAAAATTATTGATTTATTTGAACAGCTTACAAAAGATAATAATGTAGTTTTTCCAATTCATCCAAGAACAAAAAGTAATTTTATCAAGTTTAATTTGTTTGAAACTCTAACCGAACTCAAAAATTTAATCATTATTGGGCCACAAAATTATTTCTCATTTCAAAAATTGATAAAATATTCTTTTTGTGTTATAACAGATAGTGGAGGTATTCAAGAAGAAACTACTTTTTTACAAATTCCTTGCATCACTTTAAGAGAAAATACAGAAAGACCTTCAACTATAGAAGAAGGTACCAATGAGTTAATGACTTTTGATACGCAAAAAATAGTTCAAAAAATTCAAACTATTTCTGGTGGAAAAAACGGAAATAGTACAATTCCAGAATTTTGGGATGGAAATGCTACAGAAAGAATTATCAAAAAATCCTTAGAATTTTTAGCATGA
- a CDS encoding methyltransferase encodes MYTKIPHKRYAHTLAFLQKVLPAPATILDLGIRNPFSEIMEQHGYTVINTEGEDLDLLPEIVKNHKVDAVTAFEIFEHLLAPFNVLRAIESTKLIATIPLDLWFAKAYRSKTDQWDRHYHEFEDWQFDWLLEKSGWEIQEKEKWTSPIDKIGFRPILRKFTPRYYAVFATK; translated from the coding sequence ATGTACACTAAAATTCCACATAAAAGATATGCGCACACATTAGCATTTCTTCAAAAAGTACTACCAGCTCCTGCAACAATTTTAGATTTAGGAATTAGGAATCCGTTTTCTGAAATTATGGAACAACATGGTTATACAGTTATCAATACTGAAGGAGAAGATTTAGATCTTTTACCAGAAATTGTAAAAAATCATAAAGTTGATGCAGTTACAGCCTTTGAAATTTTCGAACATTTATTAGCGCCTTTTAATGTTTTAAGAGCCATTGAATCCACTAAATTAATAGCGACAATTCCTTTAGACTTATGGTTTGCAAAAGCCTACAGAAGCAAAACAGATCAATGGGACAGACATTATCATGAATTTGAAGATTGGCAATTTGATTGGTTGTTAGAAAAATCAGGTTGGGAAATTCAAGAAAAAGAAAAATGGACAAGCCCAATAGATAAAATTGGTTTCAGACCAATTTTAAGAAAATTTACGCCAAGATATTATGCAGTGTTTGCAACAAAATAG
- a CDS encoding YfhO family protein: MKHLKLKKIFLYIIAVAIFVIASLLYFHPVLKGQKIAQSDITQFQGMAKEITDFRTEKNTEPYWTGASFSGMPAYQISAYYPYDFVRILDRTLRFLPRPADYTFLYFLSFFVLMMALKVKWRLAILGALSFGFSTYLIIIFIPGHNSKAHAIAYMPLVLAGVLWIFKRKYVLGFIVTGLAMALEIYTNHIQMTYYLGFCLLILGIVELINAIKENILSAFIKQAAVILAAVILGIGANAPRLMAMQEYSEFSTRGKSELTINADGSKKEATKGLDKAYITQYSYAKLETFNLFIPRFMGGGTVEELGKNSNFYQLIEKQAGKKVADDYSKQVLTYWGDQPIIEAPAYIGAVIFFLFFLGIFIVKGRLKQWLVAATVFSILLSWGRNFDVLTNFFIDYVPLYNKFRAVSSIQVIAELCVPILGVLALKSFFSSKISSEEKIESLKKATYVFGGLIIIGFVLAHFSSSFEGLRDANYSELPGLIDAVIADRKSMLFMDTLRSLVLMILAAGVLWFFLKGKLKQHIAVIVLVVFILFDLISVNKNYVNESDFKPSRRVDKPFTATNADKLILQDKTHYRVANFAKDPMQDGSTSYFHQSIGGYHAAKMGRYQELFEYQIAKNNMDVLNMLNTKYFIVPDKEGKEQVQLNEDANGNAWFVENVKVVDSANEEMQILDSLDTKRFAVIDQKNISNNKQIRVQQDSTATINLKKYDVTQLTYESKTTKEQFAVFSEIYYKDGWNAYINGKLTPHFRVNYVLRGMKIPAGNNEIVFKFEPEVIQKGGLISLGSYGLLLLITIGWLFYDDKKKKKKTALNVH, translated from the coding sequence ATTAAGCATTTGAAACTTAAAAAAATATTTCTCTACATTATTGCAGTAGCAATATTTGTAATTGCCTCATTATTGTATTTTCATCCTGTTTTAAAAGGACAAAAAATAGCACAGTCAGATATTACCCAATTTCAGGGAATGGCTAAAGAAATTACCGATTTTAGAACCGAAAAAAACACAGAGCCTTATTGGACTGGCGCTTCTTTTAGTGGAATGCCAGCCTATCAAATAAGTGCTTATTATCCGTACGATTTTGTAAGAATTTTAGACAGAACACTTCGTTTTTTACCAAGACCAGCAGATTATACATTTCTGTATTTTTTAAGCTTTTTTGTGTTGATGATGGCACTAAAAGTAAAATGGAGATTGGCAATTTTAGGCGCACTTTCTTTCGGATTTTCCACCTATTTAATTATTATTTTTATTCCTGGGCATAATTCTAAAGCGCACGCAATTGCTTATATGCCTTTGGTTTTAGCAGGTGTTCTGTGGATTTTTAAACGAAAATACGTCTTAGGTTTTATTGTTACAGGTTTGGCAATGGCTTTAGAAATTTATACAAATCACATTCAAATGACTTATTATTTAGGTTTTTGTCTGCTAATTTTAGGAATTGTAGAATTAATAAATGCTATTAAAGAAAATATTTTATCAGCTTTTATAAAACAAGCAGCCGTAATTTTGGCAGCTGTTATTTTAGGAATTGGTGCAAATGCTCCTAGATTAATGGCAATGCAAGAGTATTCAGAATTTAGTACGAGAGGAAAATCTGAATTAACGATAAATGCTGATGGAAGTAAAAAAGAAGCAACAAAAGGGTTGGACAAAGCCTATATTACTCAATATAGTTATGCAAAGTTAGAAACTTTTAATTTGTTTATTCCACGTTTTATGGGTGGAGGAACTGTAGAAGAATTGGGTAAAAATTCTAATTTTTATCAATTAATAGAAAAGCAAGCTGGTAAAAAAGTTGCAGATGATTACTCTAAACAAGTGTTAACTTATTGGGGAGATCAACCAATTATTGAAGCTCCTGCTTATATTGGCGCTGTTATTTTCTTCTTGTTTTTTCTTGGGATATTTATTGTAAAAGGTCGTTTAAAACAATGGCTAGTTGCAGCAACTGTATTTTCAATTTTGTTAAGTTGGGGTAGAAATTTTGATGTTCTAACCAACTTTTTTATTGATTATGTCCCTTTATATAATAAGTTCAGAGCAGTTTCTTCCATACAAGTTATTGCAGAATTATGTGTGCCGATTTTAGGAGTTTTAGCGTTAAAATCTTTTTTCTCTTCTAAAATTTCATCCGAAGAAAAAATTGAAAGTTTAAAAAAGGCAACTTATGTTTTTGGAGGATTAATAATTATTGGATTTGTATTAGCGCATTTTTCGTCTTCTTTTGAAGGTTTAAGAGATGCTAATTATAGTGAGTTGCCAGGTTTAATTGATGCAGTAATTGCAGATAGAAAATCGATGTTATTTATGGATACTTTACGTTCTTTAGTATTAATGATTTTAGCTGCTGGGGTTTTATGGTTTTTCTTAAAAGGCAAACTGAAACAACATATTGCAGTAATTGTTTTGGTTGTTTTTATTTTATTCGATTTAATTTCGGTAAACAAAAATTATGTGAACGAATCCGATTTTAAACCCTCAAGAAGAGTTGATAAACCTTTTACAGCAACGAATGCAGATAAATTAATTTTACAAGATAAAACGCATTATAGAGTTGCAAATTTTGCAAAAGATCCAATGCAAGATGGTTCTACGTCTTATTTTCATCAATCAATTGGTGGCTATCATGCAGCAAAAATGGGGCGTTATCAAGAGTTATTTGAGTATCAAATTGCAAAAAATAATATGGACGTGTTGAATATGTTAAACACCAAATATTTTATTGTTCCTGATAAAGAAGGTAAAGAACAAGTGCAATTAAATGAAGATGCGAATGGAAATGCTTGGTTTGTAGAAAATGTAAAAGTTGTAGATTCTGCAAACGAAGAAATGCAAATTTTAGATTCTTTAGATACAAAAAGGTTTGCTGTTATTGATCAAAAGAATATTTCAAACAACAAACAGATTCGTGTACAGCAAGATTCAACTGCAACCATCAATTTAAAAAAATATGATGTTACCCAATTAACTTATGAGTCAAAAACTACTAAAGAACAATTTGCAGTTTTTTCTGAAATTTATTACAAAGATGGTTGGAATGCGTACATCAATGGAAAATTAACACCACATTTTAGAGTAAATTATGTTTTAAGAGGGATGAAAATTCCTGCAGGAAACAACGAAATTGTTTTTAAATTCGAACCAGAAGTTATTCAAAAAGGAGGATTAATTTCTTTAGGTTCTTATGGTTTGTTATTATTAATTACCATTGGTTGGCTGTTTTATGATGATAAGAAAAAGAAAAAAAAAACGGCTTTAAATGTACACTAA
- a CDS encoding DUF4834 family protein, whose translation MGLLKFIFFALLFYYGFKFLARLFAPFLIKKVADTMQKKAEQQFGGQQPKNNVKEGETIIDKAPKNSTQSKNSVGEYVDFEEID comes from the coding sequence ATGGGTTTATTAAAGTTTATATTCTTTGCGTTATTATTTTATTACGGTTTTAAGTTCTTGGCAAGACTATTTGCACCTTTTTTAATTAAAAAAGTGGCAGATACAATGCAAAAAAAAGCAGAACAACAATTTGGAGGTCAGCAACCAAAAAATAACGTAAAAGAAGGAGAAACCATTATCGATAAAGCTCCAAAAAATAGCACACAAAGTAAAAATTCTGTTGGAGAATATGTAGATTTCGAAGAAATAGATTAA
- a CDS encoding transporter — MKNHPLQLFIVFLFFDFSTVYGQYTEVINSNKPGFSESPYSVGTGVYQFESSLFFRNVSVEPTFSRPQSLGFDMLFRTSFFLEKLELNVQASYQRDKIAFKNIFTSDYSVNGIGRFTVGAKYLVYQQEYEDKSKEIRSWKRRMAFDYKRLIPSVAVYAGLNTDMVNDIYKTGSMSPKVGLLLQNNLSSDFNIVTNIFYDKIGTDFSEISYIVTGTYNFNDYWSGFVENQTVFLESQNNTNTGTGLAYLYSKNLQINASGRLLIEGNAQGFYGGFGVSYRIDTHKDSYKELDENGREATSTPISEYNKKQGGFFSRLFSIFKKKEGRKTNTRKRKRN; from the coding sequence ATGAAAAACCATCCTTTACAACTCTTTATTGTATTCTTATTCTTTGATTTTTCTACTGTTTACGGACAATATACAGAGGTTATAAACTCTAACAAACCAGGTTTTTCAGAAAGTCCTTATAGTGTTGGAACTGGGGTTTATCAATTTGAAAGCAGTTTATTTTTTAGAAATGTATCTGTAGAACCTACATTTTCTAGACCTCAATCTTTAGGGTTTGATATGCTTTTTAGAACTAGTTTTTTTCTAGAAAAATTAGAATTGAACGTGCAAGCAAGCTATCAAAGAGATAAAATAGCTTTTAAGAATATATTTACTTCAGATTATTCTGTAAACGGAATTGGACGTTTTACAGTTGGCGCAAAATATTTAGTGTATCAACAAGAATATGAAGACAAAAGCAAAGAAATAAGAAGCTGGAAAAGAAGAATGGCTTTTGACTACAAAAGATTAATACCTTCTGTGGCAGTTTATGCTGGCCTAAATACAGATATGGTAAACGATATTTACAAAACAGGCAGCATGTCTCCTAAAGTTGGACTTTTATTACAAAATAACTTAAGTTCCGATTTTAATATTGTTACCAACATTTTTTATGATAAAATAGGTACCGATTTTTCTGAAATTTCTTATATAGTTACTGGAACGTATAATTTTAATGATTATTGGTCTGGCTTTGTAGAAAATCAAACTGTGTTTCTAGAAAGCCAAAACAACACAAATACAGGAACTGGTTTGGCCTATTTGTATAGCAAAAATCTTCAAATTAATGCTTCTGGTAGACTTCTAATAGAAGGAAATGCTCAAGGTTTTTATGGAGGTTTTGGGGTTTCTTACAGAATTGATACTCATAAAGATTCCTATAAAGAATTAGATGAAAATGGTAGAGAAGCAACAAGCACTCCAATTTCTGAGTACAATAAAAAACAAGGTGGTTTCTTTAGTAGGCTTTTTAGTATCTTTAAGAAAAAGGAAGGAAGAAAAACGAATACTAGGAAACGAAAAAGGAACTAA
- a CDS encoding GTP cyclohydrolase, whose protein sequence is MITLKEAKTKSEIKQFVLFPFSLYKNHKYWVPPIIKDEIANFDPKKNPVFENADAQFFLAYKDNTIVGRVIAIINWYEVNNQKVKKMRFGWFDVIDDIEVSKVLLDKVNEIGKKNNLEYIEGPIGFNNLDKTGVLIDGFDHIGTMITWYNHPYYKDHFEQLGFVKEKEYLENKFKFKDVDAVYFDRISNIIKKRFKLKALDFTKTKDIMPYVDEMFEVFSASYSKLSSFVPISDAQIAFFKKKYISFINPEYIKFVVDEHNKLVAFAIVMPSFSEALQKSKGKLFPFGIFHLLKARKHSKDVTFYLIGVHPDYQNKGVHAIIFDQYTKTFAPLGIENCIRTPELEDNEAIKKLWENFNPVTHKRRRTYRKSIQ, encoded by the coding sequence ATGATAACTTTAAAAGAAGCAAAAACTAAAAGTGAGATAAAACAATTTGTGCTATTTCCTTTCTCTTTATATAAAAATCACAAATATTGGGTTCCTCCTATTATTAAAGATGAAATTGCCAATTTTGATCCTAAAAAAAATCCTGTTTTCGAAAACGCAGATGCGCAATTCTTTTTAGCTTACAAAGACAATACAATTGTTGGTAGAGTTATTGCCATTATAAATTGGTATGAAGTAAACAATCAAAAAGTTAAAAAAATGCGTTTTGGTTGGTTTGATGTAATTGATGACATTGAAGTTTCCAAAGTATTGTTAGACAAAGTAAACGAAATTGGTAAAAAAAATAATTTAGAATATATTGAAGGCCCAATTGGTTTTAATAATTTGGATAAAACTGGTGTTTTAATTGATGGTTTTGATCATATAGGCACCATGATTACTTGGTATAATCACCCTTATTATAAAGATCATTTTGAGCAATTAGGCTTTGTTAAAGAGAAAGAATATTTAGAGAATAAGTTTAAATTTAAAGATGTTGATGCTGTTTATTTTGATAGAATTAGCAACATTATAAAAAAACGTTTTAAACTAAAAGCATTAGATTTTACCAAGACCAAAGACATTATGCCTTATGTAGATGAAATGTTTGAAGTTTTTAGTGCATCTTACTCGAAACTTTCTAGTTTTGTTCCAATTTCTGATGCTCAAATCGCTTTTTTTAAAAAGAAATACATCAGTTTTATCAATCCTGAATATATAAAATTTGTGGTTGATGAACACAACAAACTAGTTGCTTTTGCAATTGTAATGCCTTCTTTTTCAGAAGCTTTACAAAAATCGAAAGGGAAGTTATTTCCTTTTGGAATTTTTCATTTATTAAAAGCCAGAAAACACTCAAAAGATGTTACTTTTTATTTAATTGGTGTGCATCCTGATTATCAAAATAAAGGTGTTCACGCCATTATTTTTGATCAATACACAAAAACATTTGCCCCTTTAGGCATCGAAAATTGTATTAGAACTCCAGAATTAGAAGATAATGAAGCCATTAAAAAGCTTTGGGAAAATTTTAATCCTGTTACGCATAAAAGAAGAAGAACATATCGAAAAAGTATTCAGTAA